GTGATGCGTTTATTGATATTTTCATCAATATTGTAGATTTCATAGCCTGGGTGGCTAACATCCTTAGAGATTGAAAAAGAATGACCCTTTCGATACTTCTCCAAACTGTCCAATAAATATATATGATTAATATTTTCATTGGATAAATCTGTCGTTTTCGTTTGATATTCATAAATTGTACATCCTATAAAAATCATGATCGCTACCACTAATATGATTATCGTAAATTTTAATTTCAAGTCTTAAAACCCCTCAGCATTATCATTTTTTACCTTTAATCAATCTACCCATTATACGTGCTCATCCGTACAATTTCGACGGGTCTTTATTTTTAAAATTAATCTGGCATGATGAAGATGTATAGTTGATGCTTTAAGATGGAAGCGGGCCAATTGGCGGAGTAAGTGTTCGTTTTAATGAAGTAGCGGCCATCACTTTTGCAGGTACATTAAATAGATGAAGAAATCATTTTATTTTGCTTCTGAAAAAATAAAGGAGATACTACTATTGTTGTAGTATCCCCTTTTAAAGTTCAAATTCAGCCCAGCCCTCATTACTTATTTATTTCACGCCATTCGTTTTCTAAAATACCCATTTCAATCAAGTTCCAGTATTCATCACCATTTTTACGAGCATCCCTTAAAAATCCTTCTCTAACAAATCCAGCGTTTTCATAACAACGAATTGCAGAAGCATTAAAATCAAATACACCTAAGGTTACCTTGTGTAGTTTCAGTTCTTCAAAAGCAATTGTCAGAACAGCTTTCATCATTTCAGAACCAATCCCTTTGCCTCTTACTTCCGATGAGCCGACTAACACCTTCCCTACTCTCGCTGATTTATGCACACGGTCTACTCTCCCTAAAGAAATGTGTCCAATCACTTTTTGCGATTCCTGGTCTATTACTTTGTAAATATATGTATCAGAATCTTCTTTGTTCGCTTCTTCAAGGTATTTTTCAAGTTGTTCTGACGTTAACGGGTATTGGAATGCAGGACCGCCCCATTGCAATGTAAATTCAGCTGAAGGTATCCAGTTTATTAATTGTTCTATATTAGAACGCTCAAAATATTGTAGTTCAATCATCATTCTTCCTCCTTTATTTTTATATTTCGCCCTTTAGTTGAATGAAAATCCTTACCTTTATTGTACATGTATTGGAAATAGTCAGCACTCTATTTAAAATCGTATCGACCTTCACACTTAAAGAGCTTATGAATCGTGAACAACTGAAACGCATTAAGGGACCCAATTAGGGTCCCTTATATTATGATTGGCTTTCGATCATTCCTGCTCTTTCACCTCCAATATCAAATCACCTTCATTGGATATAAATTCATCTTTTCCTGTCTTATCGATATAGACGTTATAGCCCTTTTTCAGGTTAAGCACGATTGGCTTTTTCACTTTTTCACCGATTTCCCATTGAATCGTCTGCAAGCTTTCGGTTTGCGTTTCATCTTTTATATCGACAAACACTCGGACCGTATCGGTTGTCCTTGATAGTACATAATTCCCCGCTGGAATTTCTGTACCGACCACATAATATCCAGGATCTTTCATGATGAGTTTTTGATTTTTTTTCACGACTTTTTTAAATTCAGATGGCTTGAATTCAAATTCGCCTTTAATTGAAAATTTTTCATTCATATATGAGGGATCTGCATGCAGTACAGCATTTTTGTGCATTTTTTCACCGGCAAATACCGCTTCATTATCAAGGGCTTTCACATCATAATAACCCTGATCAATATCCTTCCCGACAACGATGTTTTGTGATTCCAACACCATATAGGAAGCTGCATTATTTTCTGTATTTCTTTTAGCGGCACTCATCTCTGATGGAACAAAGAATACTTTATAAATAAGATAGCCACCTATTAATAATAGTAAAGTTAATGCGGCTATGGTTTTATTTAGAGTCAAGGACGATTCCTCCATTATCCATCTTAATATATATATCGGCCAATGCTTCCAGGTCTTGTTTATGATGGCTTGTCAACAGAATGACATCAAGCGGGTTATCGTATCGGATATTCAAGAGATTATATACCGAACCGCTTTGAATATAAATGTCATTCCCAACCTCGGTAAACAAGTTATCCTTTTCAATCAGGGTGTTGTTCATGGTCAAAGGCACGGTTGTGTAGTCATTATTAACGTTCCCGTTATTATGAGACCCGCGTATGCCAATACCAGCTTGGATGAAGCTATCTTCTGATTTTTCTATATGATGAATGTTGTTTCTTTGAATTTTTGTGAATTTGTTGGAGCTAAGAAACACAATCCCGTTGTTGAAACTGTTTTCAATCGTGTTGTCCTCAAGGGTCGCATTTTTTGTCACATGAATGCTAATGCCCCCGCGGGTCTCGACAACGGCTTTGACATTGCTTACATAATTGTCCTTGATCACGACCGTTTCCAGGAATCCCATTTCCCTTTTTGTCAGATCCATAAATTGTGCTCCGGTAACGGCGATGCCTCGTTCTGTAATCGTGTCAGTCTTTTCTATATCATAAACAGCATAATCATCTTGGATGTCCACTCTTTGGCTGTTAATCCGATTCCCTGAAATCATAATGTCTCGAGGCGGATAAGCAGACACTTTCCCCGCATCATACTCCATTCCTCCAACTACTATCGGAAAACGTGTATTTAAAATGACATTGTTCGTGAAGGATACGTTATGTCCCGAGTGGGTGTCGATTCCCTCCCATGTCGGATTGTTGGCAACCACGTTCTGATCGACCACAATGTTGGCGCTTGGCGGGAACTTGGCTTGTGCATCGGTATCCGTAGTATTGATTTTCCGGTGGCTAAAGGCAATGCCGTAGCTTTGTTGGGAACTTCCCACAGTTTCTCCCGGCCAAAGATCACTCACGGTCGTATGTTTTACTGTCACATTATTAGCTGAAGAGCCGCCGATGCCCGCATAGCCAATATCCGTAATGTTCATGCTTTTTTTATGAACGGTATCGGATCCTTTGATGGTCACCCCATCCACATGCTCTAAATAGATGCCATTCCCTTCATAGCCGGTAATTTGAACATCTTCAATCGTGATATGTTTCAGTCTTTTCGCGTCACCTTCTTTATCATTTGTCGGGTACGTACTGACTAGATCATCCGTTGATTTCGTTTGATCGATAGCGGTAACCTGGATGCCTCTATGACGCGAAACATGATACTTCCTTGGTTCCCCTGTTACCATATCTTCGGTTTTTCGTTTTCCATCCAGAATGACATTTTTAATTCCTGCATAACTTTCCATTATTTTTATGGTAACAGGGTCACTTTTTGATTCGGTACAGATTGTCGTGACCGGCTTTCCATTCTTCATGGTTCCTTCCAATGTAACTCCAGATCTCATCAAAATAAAGGCACTCGCCGTGAAATTACCTTCTGATAAGAGAACGGTCCCTCGTTTTCCAGTTGCTCCATCCTTCGAAAATTTTGAAACGCTAAGAATGGCACTATTCATTGTAGATCTAACAGATGACGTTGTAGAGTCAGGTGCTAATGTTGTCGTTTCAATAAGGGTATTGTTGTTGTCAAGTAGTTGAATTGTCGTTCCTGTTGTTGGTTCACAAACCGGATTGGCTGCCGATGTCATGGATGGGAGCGAAAAGAAAACGGCCGTAAACAGAATGAATAATACGATACTTCCCCACATTTTCATCTACACACACCTAATTTCCATATTTTTCTATTACATAACGATGAAGACTTGCCCATAAGGCAAGTGAAATATATTTTCCTCGTTCATATTAGCTCGTGAATATGTTGATTTTTAATTAAATAGGAAACACACCAATGTCATTCCCTATAAAAATCGTTGTCGTTTCATGTTCGTTCTCCTCTCTACTTTTTTAAATCAAATTTAATATTACAAGATAGGAGGGTACGTGAAGTCCCAATATTAAAACAGGAAATACCATATTTGAAATACTGCATGGAAAATGCTTCATCACTCTTTTT
This genomic stretch from Peribacillus muralis harbors:
- a CDS encoding GNAT family N-acetyltransferase; its protein translation is MIELQYFERSNIEQLINWIPSAEFTLQWGGPAFQYPLTSEQLEKYLEEANKEDSDTYIYKVIDQESQKVIGHISLGRVDRVHKSARVGKVLVGSSEVRGKGIGSEMMKAVLTIAFEELKLHKVTLGVFDFNASAIRCYENAGFVREGFLRDARKNGDEYWNLIEMGILENEWREINK
- a CDS encoding right-handed parallel beta-helix repeat-containing protein — protein: MKMWGSIVLFILFTAVFFSLPSMTSAANPVCEPTTGTTIQLLDNNNTLIETTTLAPDSTTSSVRSTMNSAILSVSKFSKDGATGKRGTVLLSEGNFTASAFILMRSGVTLEGTMKNGKPVTTICTESKSDPVTIKIMESYAGIKNVILDGKRKTEDMVTGEPRKYHVSRHRGIQVTAIDQTKSTDDLVSTYPTNDKEGDAKRLKHITIEDVQITGYEGNGIYLEHVDGVTIKGSDTVHKKSMNITDIGYAGIGGSSANNVTVKHTTVSDLWPGETVGSSQQSYGIAFSHRKINTTDTDAQAKFPPSANIVVDQNVVANNPTWEGIDTHSGHNVSFTNNVILNTRFPIVVGGMEYDAGKVSAYPPRDIMISGNRINSQRVDIQDDYAVYDIEKTDTITERGIAVTGAQFMDLTKREMGFLETVVIKDNYVSNVKAVVETRGGISIHVTKNATLEDNTIENSFNNGIVFLSSNKFTKIQRNNIHHIEKSEDSFIQAGIGIRGSHNNGNVNNDYTTVPLTMNNTLIEKDNLFTEVGNDIYIQSGSVYNLLNIRYDNPLDVILLTSHHKQDLEALADIYIKMDNGGIVLDSK